In Candidatus Contubernalis alkalaceticus, the following proteins share a genomic window:
- the nifD gene encoding nitrogenase molybdenum-iron protein alpha chain: MGLHEKDLNAIFERYPAKVRRNRKKHILVVKDTSQERQQIEANTRTIPGIITTRGCAFAGCKGVVLGPLKDMVHIVHGPVGCGYYAWLTRRNKARAEDPKKNFLHYCVTTDMQESDIVFGGEKKLSGMIDEVVEIFKPNAITVSATCPVGLIGDDINAIAREAQEKHKIPILAFSCEGYKGVSQSAGHHIANNGLMEGIVGQGEMTEPPHRFSINLLGEYNIGGDSWEIDRILQGIGYYLVAPMTGDGSFETLKNAHVAELNLVQCHRSINYIAEMLETKYGTPWLKVNFIGIQNTIDSLRDMALYFGDRELTQRTEEFIARELAMIEPVMEQYKKICQGKTAFCFVGGSRGHHYQGLFGEMGMDTVLAGYEFAHRDDYEGREIIPDIKLDADSRNIPDLKVTPDKELFRLKITPEKKKELQDKIPLSNYQGMIQEMKDGSLVVDDLNHFETEEFIRLLKPDLFASGVKDKYVAQKMGIPSKQLHSYDYSGPYEGFRGAVKFAEDVAMGFVSPTWNFILPPWKKDPL; this comes from the coding sequence ATGGGGTTACATGAAAAAGACCTGAATGCTATATTTGAACGATATCCGGCCAAGGTGAGGCGGAACCGGAAAAAACATATCCTGGTGGTGAAAGATACCTCTCAAGAAAGGCAGCAGATTGAAGCCAATACCCGTACTATCCCAGGAATAATTACCACCAGGGGATGTGCTTTTGCCGGCTGCAAGGGGGTGGTGCTGGGACCCCTTAAGGATATGGTTCATATCGTCCATGGTCCTGTAGGCTGTGGATATTATGCCTGGCTGACCCGGCGGAATAAGGCACGGGCCGAAGATCCGAAAAAGAATTTTCTTCATTACTGTGTTACTACTGATATGCAGGAGAGTGATATAGTTTTTGGAGGGGAGAAAAAACTTTCCGGGATGATTGATGAAGTAGTGGAGATTTTTAAACCCAACGCTATCACCGTTTCTGCAACTTGTCCTGTGGGCCTTATTGGTGATGATATCAATGCTATTGCCCGGGAAGCTCAGGAGAAACATAAAATACCCATTTTGGCTTTCAGCTGTGAGGGATACAAGGGGGTAAGCCAGTCTGCCGGACACCACATTGCCAACAATGGGTTGATGGAGGGGATCGTGGGGCAGGGGGAAATGACGGAACCACCTCACCGGTTTTCTATAAACCTGCTGGGGGAATACAATATTGGTGGGGATAGCTGGGAGATTGATAGGATTTTGCAGGGGATCGGTTACTATCTGGTAGCGCCCATGACCGGGGACGGCTCCTTTGAAACCTTAAAGAATGCCCATGTAGCGGAATTGAACCTGGTACAGTGCCATCGTTCTATAAACTACATTGCAGAAATGCTGGAAACAAAATATGGCACTCCCTGGTTAAAAGTTAACTTTATCGGTATTCAAAACACTATAGATTCTCTACGAGATATGGCTCTTTATTTCGGAGATCGGGAATTAACTCAGAGAACAGAGGAGTTTATCGCAAGGGAACTGGCTATGATTGAACCGGTTATGGAACAGTATAAAAAAATATGTCAGGGTAAAACGGCTTTTTGTTTTGTGGGAGGGTCCAGGGGACACCATTACCAGGGGCTTTTCGGTGAAATGGGCATGGATACGGTATTGGCTGGATATGAATTTGCCCATCGAGATGATTATGAAGGACGGGAGATAATCCCGGATATCAAATTGGACGCAGATTCCCGAAATATTCCTGACCTGAAGGTAACTCCGGACAAGGAACTATTTCGCCTTAAAATTACACCGGAGAAGAAAAAAGAGCTGCAGGATAAGATACCCTTAAGCAATTATCAAGGGATGATCCAGGAGATGAAGGACGGCAGCCTGGTGGTGGATGACCTGAATCATTTTGAGACGGAGGAATTTATTCGGCTGTTAAAGCCCGATTTATTTGCTTCGGGAGTGAAGGATAAATATGTAGCCCAGAAGATGGGCATCCCTTCCAAACAGCTGCATTCTTACGATTACAGTGGTCCCTATGAAGGGTTCAGGGGTGCAGTGAAGTTTGCAGAGGATGTAGCTATGGGGTTTGTATCCCCTACCTGGAATTTTATCCTACCTCCCTGGAAGAAAGACCCGCTTTAG
- a CDS encoding P-II family nitrogen regulator, translating to MKEVMAVIRMHKVAETKRVLVEAGYNSLTAIRAVGRGKMLKDLSVIDKVGEEARDMILESMLKGGRLIPKRLLNIIVPDEEVKKVVEIIISVNKEGHSGDGKIFVLPVNDAVRVRTSERGEEAI from the coding sequence ATGAAAGAAGTGATGGCAGTAATCCGGATGCACAAGGTAGCTGAGACCAAAAGAGTTCTGGTGGAGGCCGGATATAACAGTTTAACTGCAATCCGGGCCGTGGGCCGGGGGAAAATGCTGAAAGATTTAAGTGTAATCGATAAAGTAGGTGAAGAAGCCCGGGATATGATTTTGGAAAGCATGTTGAAGGGGGGGAGGCTGATTCCCAAACGTCTGCTGAACATTATTGTTCCCGATGAAGAAGTAAAGAAAGTAGTGGAAATCATTATTTCCGTGAACAAGGAAGGCCACAGCGGTGACGGAAAAATCTTTGTATTACCAGTAAATGACGCTGTAAGAGTTCGTACCAGTGAACGGGGCGAAGAAGCTATTTAA
- a CDS encoding Fe-only nitrogenase accessory AnfO family protein, producing the protein MTREIAVYEDQSGVTASFEQDGKIVIYRKIKGAWKVLREKGLFGDKILSLKELRKRMDNITDFLGECRIFVGASIAGIPYFSLEKHGCNLWEIEGRPQDFLDLIIESEEEEKSRESERKLKDILPIPLEVFPGRYIISIKEIQEKDLGITSKQVLRPYLQKGRFYELEVTAGHVPPWLEGDLMVNDLNSRVDQVSENEIKITITKKTCDEK; encoded by the coding sequence ATGACCAGAGAAATCGCGGTGTATGAAGATCAATCAGGAGTTACTGCTTCTTTTGAACAGGATGGGAAAATTGTAATTTATCGGAAAATTAAAGGTGCATGGAAAGTGCTTCGAGAAAAAGGGCTTTTTGGGGATAAAATATTAAGCCTTAAGGAGCTGCGAAAGCGAATGGACAACATTACGGATTTTTTAGGGGAATGCAGAATTTTTGTAGGCGCATCCATAGCCGGTATTCCCTATTTTTCATTAGAGAAACATGGATGTAATCTCTGGGAAATTGAAGGAAGACCACAAGATTTTTTAGATTTAATTATTGAAAGTGAAGAAGAGGAAAAAAGCAGGGAGTCAGAAAGAAAATTAAAGGATATTTTGCCGATCCCCTTAGAGGTTTTTCCAGGACGCTATATTATTTCCATAAAGGAAATCCAAGAAAAAGACCTGGGGATAACCAGCAAGCAGGTGCTACGGCCCTATTTGCAGAAGGGCAGGTTCTATGAACTGGAGGTTACTGCCGGCCATGTCCCTCCCTGGTTGGAGGGGGACCTGATGGTTAATGACTTGAACAGCAGGGTGGATCAGGTTAGTGAAAATGAAATAAAAATAACGATTACAAAAAAGACCTGTGATGAAAAATAG
- a CDS encoding P-II family nitrogen regulator, which produces MLMIKAIVRPEKSNQILSELNDAGFPSVTKVDVVGRGKQRGVKVGDVIYDEIPKEMLIMVVRDEDREDVISTIMRYAKTGESGTFGDGKIFVFPVEEVYTISTGKMEL; this is translated from the coding sequence ATGCTGATGATAAAAGCCATTGTGAGGCCGGAAAAGTCAAATCAAATTTTGTCGGAGTTGAATGATGCCGGGTTCCCCTCGGTAACCAAGGTTGATGTGGTTGGCCGGGGTAAGCAGAGGGGAGTTAAGGTGGGGGATGTGATTTATGATGAAATACCCAAAGAAATGCTGATTATGGTGGTACGGGATGAAGACAGGGAAGATGTGATTAGCACCATCATGAGATATGCGAAAACCGGCGAAAGTGGCACCTTTGGTGACGGAAAAATATTTGTATTCCCGGTGGAGGAAGTATATACCATCAGCACTGGGAAAATGGAACTGTAG
- the nifE gene encoding nitrogenase iron-molybdenum cofactor biosynthesis protein NifE, whose translation MSVFEPGSIVEERKDFIHTKGRQKKSLKCDSDSIAGCVSQRACVYCGARVVLNPVTDAVHLVHGPIGCASYTWDIRGSLSSGSELYRNSFSTDLQEEDVIFGGEKKLTAAIDQLVEKYPTKLVFVYATCIVGVIGDDLEAVCKNASLRHGIEVIPVESSGFIGNKAAGYRAACHALLRLINSGVNQDNNKVEKIPMSVNYLGDFNLAGEAWIIQNYLHPLGIKVNTNFTGDSTYRSLKDAPKASLNIIQCAGSMAFLAKEMEEMFGIPYMNISFLGVEDTSGSLLRIAEFFNSHKAVKAAEELINREEEIVKPLIEGYRREFQGKKAAVYVGGGFKAISLIKQFREIGIEVVMVGTQTGRPEEYETISDMVEEGTVVLDDANPTELEKFMMEKEAHLLVGGVKERPLAYKLGIAFIDHNHDRKHPLSGFAGAVNFAGEVYSTLCSPVWKYLK comes from the coding sequence ATGAGTGTGTTTGAGCCCGGTTCAATTGTTGAAGAAAGGAAAGACTTTATTCATACTAAAGGAAGGCAGAAGAAGAGTCTAAAATGTGATAGCGACAGCATCGCCGGCTGTGTCAGCCAGCGGGCCTGTGTTTACTGCGGTGCCCGGGTGGTATTGAATCCTGTTACAGATGCGGTACACCTGGTGCACGGCCCCATCGGCTGTGCCAGCTATACCTGGGATATTCGGGGCAGCCTCAGCAGCGGTTCGGAACTGTACCGGAACAGTTTTTCTACCGACCTGCAGGAGGAAGATGTAATCTTTGGCGGAGAAAAAAAGTTGACAGCAGCCATCGACCAGCTGGTGGAAAAATACCCGACAAAACTGGTTTTTGTATATGCCACCTGTATTGTGGGGGTGATCGGGGATGATCTGGAAGCCGTCTGTAAAAACGCCTCCTTAAGGCATGGGATAGAGGTAATTCCTGTGGAGTCCAGCGGTTTTATCGGAAACAAGGCCGCCGGATACCGGGCCGCCTGCCATGCTCTGCTCCGCTTGATTAATTCGGGAGTTAATCAGGACAATAATAAAGTAGAGAAAATACCAATGAGTGTTAACTACCTGGGGGATTTTAACCTGGCGGGGGAGGCCTGGATTATTCAAAATTATCTCCACCCTTTGGGAATAAAGGTGAATACAAACTTTACAGGAGATTCCACCTACAGGTCTTTAAAGGATGCACCTAAAGCATCTTTAAACATTATTCAGTGTGCTGGTTCCATGGCTTTTTTGGCTAAAGAAATGGAGGAGATGTTTGGAATCCCCTATATGAATATTTCTTTTCTAGGGGTGGAGGATACATCTGGTTCTCTTTTGAGAATCGCTGAGTTTTTTAACAGCCATAAGGCCGTGAAAGCGGCGGAGGAGTTGATTAATAGGGAAGAAGAAATCGTAAAACCTCTGATAGAAGGTTACCGGAGGGAATTTCAGGGGAAAAAGGCCGCGGTTTACGTGGGGGGAGGTTTTAAAGCCATCTCTTTAATCAAGCAGTTCCGGGAGATTGGCATCGAAGTAGTGATGGTTGGGACCCAGACCGGGAGGCCGGAGGAATATGAGACTATCAGTGATATGGTGGAGGAGGGAACGGTGGTCCTGGATGATGCCAATCCCACTGAACTGGAAAAGTTTATGATGGAAAAGGAAGCTCATCTTTTGGTGGGAGGAGTGAAGGAAAGGCCTCTGGCTTACAAGTTGGGGATTGCTTTTATCGACCATAATCATGATCGAAAACACCCTTTAAGCGGCTTTGCCGGAGCTGTTAATTTCGCCGGGGAGGTATATTCTACACTATGTTCTCCGGTATGGAAGTATTTGAAGTAA
- the modB gene encoding molybdate ABC transporter permease subunit codes for MNWFPILLTLKIAVCSTLIVVLTGVPFGWLMARGKIPGKSLLSSLAALPMVLPPTVLGYYLLVLLGRQSFPGRFLQEQLGISLVFTWQAAVIAAAVVAFPLLSRNFQAAVETVDKDLEDVARTLGKTEIQIFFTITLPLARRGLLAGVVLAFARSMGEFGATLMVAGNIPGKTQTLSIAIYDAVQSGNSQLAGFLVLLISISTVVILMSLNFLDQLKKW; via the coding sequence GTGAACTGGTTTCCAATTCTATTGACTCTAAAAATAGCCGTATGTTCCACTCTAATTGTGGTCCTCACAGGAGTGCCCTTTGGATGGCTGATGGCCCGGGGGAAAATACCCGGAAAATCTCTCTTATCCTCTCTGGCAGCTCTGCCTATGGTACTGCCCCCTACGGTTTTGGGTTATTATTTACTGGTTCTTTTAGGAAGGCAGAGCTTTCCAGGTCGTTTTCTTCAGGAGCAGTTGGGGATAAGTCTGGTGTTTACCTGGCAGGCGGCGGTTATTGCCGCAGCCGTTGTTGCTTTTCCCCTGCTGTCAAGAAATTTCCAGGCCGCGGTGGAGACAGTAGATAAAGACCTGGAGGATGTGGCCCGCACCCTTGGAAAAACGGAAATACAGATTTTCTTTACCATAACCCTTCCCCTGGCAAGAAGGGGGCTGTTAGCTGGTGTGGTGCTGGCCTTTGCCCGTTCTATGGGAGAGTTTGGAGCAACTTTGATGGTTGCTGGAAATATTCCGGGTAAAACCCAGACCTTATCCATTGCTATTTATGATGCTGTGCAGTCTGGGAACAGCCAGTTGGCGGGGTTTTTAGTATTACTAATCAGTATTTCAACCGTAGTTATTTTGATGAGTCTTAACTTTTTAGATCAATTAAAAAAGTGGTGA
- the nifB gene encoding nitrogenase cofactor biosynthesis protein NifB, with protein MNCRETCFTDVKKSNPEKLIKTGKHPCFSYEAHHKYARMHLPVAPRCNIKCNYCSRKYDCANESRPGVTSTVLSPTSAQKKFIQVRNKIPRLSVVGIAGPGDALANWENTKETIKLIKKVDPEIIFCLSTNGLMLPDLAQKIVDLGVSHITVTVNCLDPRVGRKIYSYVSYKRMVYKGLEGAELLVNNQFQGIRQLVDEGVVVKANIVMIKDINTHHIPDTVKGLKKAGVFINNIMPLIPAFGSPFENYPQTSLDELDNMRNLCETDLKQMRHCRQCRADAVGLLGEDRSVEFMQTEKAISQ; from the coding sequence ATGAACTGTCGTGAAACCTGTTTCACAGATGTTAAAAAAAGTAATCCAGAAAAATTGATTAAAACTGGAAAGCATCCCTGTTTTTCTTATGAAGCCCATCATAAATATGCCAGAATGCATCTTCCAGTGGCACCCCGGTGTAATATTAAATGTAATTACTGCAGCCGTAAATATGATTGTGCAAATGAAAGCCGGCCGGGGGTAACCAGTACAGTTCTTTCTCCTACTTCTGCCCAAAAAAAATTTATTCAAGTAAGAAATAAAATTCCGCGGCTCAGTGTGGTGGGAATAGCCGGCCCGGGAGATGCCCTGGCCAACTGGGAGAATACAAAAGAGACTATAAAATTGATTAAAAAGGTTGATCCGGAAATTATTTTCTGTCTGTCCACCAATGGACTAATGCTTCCGGACCTGGCTCAAAAAATAGTAGACTTAGGAGTGAGTCATATAACGGTTACGGTTAATTGTTTGGACCCCCGGGTGGGAAGGAAGATTTACAGTTATGTCAGTTATAAAAGAATGGTTTATAAAGGCTTAGAGGGTGCTGAACTGCTGGTTAATAATCAATTTCAAGGGATAAGGCAGCTGGTGGATGAAGGGGTGGTGGTGAAAGCAAACATAGTCATGATTAAAGATATCAATACCCATCATATTCCGGATACTGTTAAGGGTTTAAAGAAGGCGGGTGTTTTCATAAATAATATTATGCCGCTAATTCCAGCTTTTGGCAGCCCCTTTGAAAATTATCCACAGACCAGCTTAGACGAGCTGGACAATATGAGGAATCTTTGTGAAACAGATCTGAAGCAGATGCGTCACTGCAGGCAGTGCCGGGCTGATGCTGTCGGCTTATTGGGAGAGGATCGATCTGTGGAGTTTATGCAGACTGAAAAAGCGATTAGCCAGTAA
- the nifK gene encoding nitrogenase molybdenum-iron protein subunit beta, which translates to MLDSTPKEMIQRKVGLINPAKTCQPIGAMYAALGIYRCLPHSHGSQGCCSYHRSHLTRHFRDPIMASSSSFTEGASVFGGGANLKTSIKNVFEIYDPDIMAVHTTCLTETIGDDIPSILSTAEVPEGKRVIYASTPSYVGSHITGFSNMTTGMVNCLVEPGEKEKKEQVNVLPGFVNPGDMREIKRMLKELGIKFIMFPDTTGVVDSPMTGRYQMFPRGGARVKDIQDSGSSKFTIALGFFASSEAAFLLDRKCSVPPVVLRTPVGIKATDEFLMTLRNRFIQDIPYELEEERGQLVDIMTDTHFHFHGRKVALFGDPDMLTAMTEFLLSLGMIPAYVLTGSPGALFEKEINTMLKAAGVEGKVRAAGDLFELHQWIKNGPVDLLIGNTYGKYIARAEDIPFVRLGFPVMDRSVHSYLPVVGYRGAMRLIEMISGALLDRADRDAAEEDFELVM; encoded by the coding sequence ATGTTAGATTCTACACCTAAGGAAATGATTCAGCGTAAAGTCGGCCTGATTAACCCTGCCAAGACCTGTCAGCCCATCGGGGCTATGTATGCGGCTCTGGGTATTTACCGATGTCTTCCTCACAGCCATGGTTCTCAAGGGTGCTGTTCTTATCACCGTTCGCATCTTACCCGGCATTTTAGAGACCCTATCATGGCCTCCTCCAGTTCTTTTACAGAGGGAGCTTCGGTTTTCGGAGGCGGCGCCAATTTGAAGACTTCTATAAAAAATGTATTTGAAATCTATGACCCGGACATTATGGCTGTTCATACCACCTGTTTGACGGAGACCATCGGTGATGATATTCCTTCCATTCTCAGCACTGCTGAGGTGCCTGAAGGTAAACGGGTTATTTACGCCAGCACTCCCAGTTATGTGGGCTCTCATATAACCGGTTTTTCTAATATGACCACAGGGATGGTCAACTGTCTGGTGGAGCCTGGGGAAAAAGAGAAGAAAGAACAGGTAAACGTCTTACCAGGTTTTGTAAATCCCGGAGATATGAGAGAGATTAAAAGGATGTTAAAAGAATTGGGAATAAAATTTATTATGTTTCCCGATACCACCGGGGTAGTAGATTCTCCTATGACCGGTAGGTACCAAATGTTTCCCCGGGGTGGCGCCCGGGTTAAGGATATCCAAGATTCTGGCAGTTCTAAATTTACCATAGCCTTAGGATTTTTTGCCTCCAGTGAAGCAGCTTTCCTGTTGGACCGAAAATGTAGTGTTCCGCCGGTAGTTTTAAGGACACCTGTTGGTATTAAAGCTACTGATGAATTTTTAATGACTCTACGAAATCGATTTATCCAGGATATTCCCTATGAGCTGGAGGAGGAGCGGGGACAGCTGGTGGATATAATGACAGATACCCATTTTCATTTCCACGGCAGGAAAGTGGCCCTTTTCGGGGATCCGGATATGTTAACTGCTATGACAGAATTTTTGTTGAGCCTGGGGATGATTCCTGCTTACGTTCTCACCGGTTCACCCGGAGCGCTTTTTGAGAAAGAAATAAACACCATGCTGAAAGCGGCCGGGGTGGAAGGAAAGGTTAGGGCGGCCGGGGATCTGTTTGAACTGCATCAGTGGATTAAAAACGGCCCGGTAGACCTGCTGATAGGAAATACTTACGGTAAGTATATTGCCCGGGCGGAGGATATTCCCTTTGTCCGGCTGGGATTTCCGGTGATGGACCGCAGTGTTCATTCTTATCTTCCGGTGGTAGGATACCGGGGAGCCATGAGATTAATAGAAATGATAAGCGGAGCTCTATTGGATAGAGCTGACCGGGATGCGGCAGAAGAGGACTTTGAACTGGTTATGTAG
- a CDS encoding nitrogenase component 1: MKKVNENSCHMCMPMGGIFSFKGVEKSMVILHGSQGCATYMRRHIAEHFNEPVDVASSSLNEKGTIYGGEKNLKQGLDNVIKIYNPKFIGVLTTCLAETIGEDVDRIVSAYLKEKGLVHLSAAAVSTPGYGGSHSEGYLKACHQIVAALAKKSPGHNKINVIVPNISPADIREIKRILNIMGVDFTLFPDYSNTLDQSFVKPYQKMPTGGTKISDIQSMSGAVATVQTVLTAGKQPTAGAYLEKEFGVPLYETPIPLGLENTDIFLNTVKRITGKEIPRSLGEERGRLLDAMIDSHKYNFQGRSILFGDPELVLAAVGVCLENGVFPVVVASGSKNTRLQQLLQPRFNQLNREACFLTGADFVSIREKAVEYKANIAIGSSEGKYLTEKEGIPLVRFGFPIHDRVGGQRLLSVGYNGTAMFLDRITNTLLENKLNNYRRKMYESFYRGENKELIGAELRWKE; encoded by the coding sequence ATGAAAAAAGTAAACGAGAACTCATGTCATATGTGCATGCCTATGGGTGGCATTTTCTCCTTTAAAGGGGTGGAAAAGTCTATGGTAATTCTTCATGGTTCCCAGGGCTGTGCTACATATATGCGCAGGCATATTGCCGAGCATTTCAATGAACCGGTGGATGTAGCTTCCTCCTCTTTAAATGAAAAGGGGACCATCTATGGAGGGGAAAAGAATTTAAAGCAGGGACTAGATAATGTCATTAAAATATATAATCCAAAATTTATAGGGGTGCTGACCACCTGCCTGGCAGAGACCATCGGAGAGGATGTTGATAGAATTGTATCGGCCTATTTGAAGGAGAAAGGACTTGTCCACCTTTCGGCAGCAGCGGTATCTACTCCGGGCTATGGGGGAAGCCACAGTGAGGGATATTTAAAAGCTTGTCATCAAATTGTGGCGGCCCTGGCCAAAAAGAGTCCTGGACATAACAAAATAAATGTAATTGTGCCTAATATTAGCCCGGCAGATATCCGGGAGATTAAGAGAATTCTAAATATAATGGGGGTTGATTTTACCCTTTTTCCAGATTATTCCAATACCTTGGACCAATCTTTTGTTAAACCATATCAAAAAATGCCCACCGGTGGCACTAAAATCTCTGATATTCAAAGTATGTCGGGAGCTGTAGCTACAGTACAGACAGTACTTACAGCTGGAAAACAACCTACGGCAGGAGCTTATCTGGAAAAGGAATTTGGTGTACCCCTATACGAGACCCCAATTCCGCTGGGATTGGAAAATACCGATATTTTCCTTAATACAGTCAAAAGAATAACCGGGAAAGAAATTCCCCGGAGCCTGGGGGAAGAAAGAGGACGACTATTGGATGCCATGATTGACTCCCATAAATACAATTTCCAGGGAAGAAGTATCCTATTTGGAGATCCAGAACTGGTTCTGGCTGCTGTCGGTGTTTGTCTGGAAAATGGAGTGTTTCCAGTGGTGGTGGCCTCCGGCAGTAAGAATACCAGGCTGCAGCAGCTGCTTCAGCCCCGGTTTAACCAATTAAATAGAGAAGCTTGTTTTCTAACGGGGGCTGACTTTGTTAGTATCCGGGAGAAAGCGGTGGAGTACAAGGCAAATATTGCTATAGGTTCTTCTGAAGGCAAATATCTCACAGAAAAAGAGGGAATTCCTCTGGTCAGGTTTGGATTTCCCATTCACGACCGGGTAGGGGGACAGCGGCTGCTTTCGGTAGGGTACAACGGAACGGCCATGTTTTTAGACAGAATTACTAACACTTTGCTGGAAAATAAGCTAAATAACTATCGGAGAAAAATGTATGAAAGTTTTTATCGGGGAGAAAACAAGGAATTAATTGGAGCAGAATTGAGGTGGAAAGAATGA
- the modA gene encoding molybdate ABC transporter substrate-binding protein, which translates to MLRKMILITLITVFVIILIGSYTRFFPGEAEGHQKELTVAAASDLYFAFQELGGLFEEQTGVTVTFLFGSSGNLSQQIMHGAPIDLFFSANRQWVEQLEQSGHLIEKSQKLYARGRIVLAVNKKSGLKITSLEDLLFSDIERMAIANPNHAPYGQAAKEALESAEVWQVLEEKMVYGENVSQTLKFIQSGNAPVGIIALSLVDVLDIDYYIIDESLHKPLEQMMAVVAGSPNQEEALKFIQFMESDTGRTIMKSYCFFLP; encoded by the coding sequence GTGCTGCGAAAAATGATTTTGATCACATTAATAACGGTTTTTGTTATTATTCTCATAGGAAGCTATACCCGCTTCTTCCCTGGAGAGGCCGAGGGCCATCAGAAAGAATTAACTGTAGCTGCAGCTTCGGACCTATATTTTGCTTTTCAAGAATTGGGTGGTTTGTTTGAGGAACAAACCGGGGTTACCGTCACCTTTCTTTTCGGGTCGTCAGGAAATTTGTCTCAGCAAATTATGCATGGAGCACCCATAGACCTATTTTTTTCTGCAAACAGGCAATGGGTAGAGCAACTGGAGCAATCGGGTCATTTGATTGAAAAATCCCAGAAATTGTATGCTAGAGGCAGGATTGTGCTTGCGGTCAACAAAAAATCCGGACTGAAAATAACTTCACTGGAAGATTTATTGTTCTCTGATATTGAACGGATGGCTATAGCCAATCCCAACCATGCTCCCTATGGCCAGGCAGCTAAGGAAGCCCTGGAGAGCGCAGAGGTTTGGCAGGTTTTAGAGGAAAAAATGGTATATGGGGAAAACGTGTCTCAGACGCTTAAGTTTATACAGAGCGGTAATGCCCCGGTGGGAATTATAGCCTTGTCATTAGTGGATGTTTTAGATATTGATTATTATATAATTGATGAGTCTCTACACAAACCTTTGGAGCAGATGATGGCGGTGGTAGCAGGTTCCCCTAATCAGGAGGAGGCTTTGAAATTCATCCAGTTTATGGAGAGTGATACAGGCAGGACTATTATGAAGAGTTACTGCTTTTTCCTACCTTGA
- a CDS encoding 2Fe-2S ferredoxin: MKKPKYHVFICSSSRINGQQKGFCHSKNSVNLLEEFMEEIEERGLGGDVLVTHTGCFGICEKGPVVVVYPHNVWYGGVTSDDIEVIMDEHIEGGSPVKSLEIN, encoded by the coding sequence GTGAAAAAACCAAAATATCATGTATTTATTTGTTCCAGTTCCAGAATAAATGGGCAGCAGAAGGGTTTTTGTCATTCTAAAAACTCTGTAAATCTGCTGGAGGAATTCATGGAGGAAATTGAAGAACGGGGGCTGGGGGGAGATGTTCTTGTGACCCATACCGGCTGCTTTGGAATTTGTGAAAAAGGCCCTGTGGTTGTAGTCTATCCTCATAACGTTTGGTACGGTGGAGTAACAAGTGATGATATAGAGGTAATCATGGATGAACATATTGAAGGGGGAAGTCCAGTAAAATCCCTGGAAATAAATTGA